In a genomic window of Tamandua tetradactyla isolate mTamTet1 chromosome 17, mTamTet1.pri, whole genome shotgun sequence:
- the KRCC1 gene encoding lysine-rich coiled-coil protein 1, with protein MKHSTKTYDSFQDELEDYIKVQKARGLEPKTCFRKMREDFLETCGYKEEVNSRPRYRMFEQRLPSETAQSYHRSYNVSQTVENRLPQWLPAYDNRLRPASLSYCQLPRHYSEKPVSLNISQQEYNCGSYNVESGVYKHLPLENSTSSHQASHKPTHQKRKRHQEDREKPEEQQSKHKRKKSYEEMDLNKHKSIQRKKEKMETVSVSTEKLKNRKEKKPRDVASKKEERKRRKDKKEQAQERTEEEMLWDQSILGF; from the coding sequence ATGAAGCATTCAACGAAAACATATGACTCTTTTCAAGACGAACTTGAAGATTATATCAAAGTGCAGAAAGCCAGAGGCTTAGAGCCAAAGACTTGTTTCCGAAAGATGAGAGAAGACTTTCTAGAAACCTGTGGGTACAAAGAAGAGGTTAACTCCAGACCCAGATACAGAATGTTTGAGCAAAGACTCCCATCTGAAACTGCCCAGAGTTACCACAGATCATACAATGTTTCACAAACAGTGGAAAACCGGTTACCTCAATGGCTCCCAGCTTATGACAACAGACTAAGACCGGCCTCTCTGAGCTACTGTCAGCTCCCCAGGCACTATTCAGAAAAACCAGTATCCCTGAACATTAGTCAGCAAGAATACAATTGTGGCTCCTATAATGTAGAATCTGGAGTTTACAAGCACCTCCCCTTAGAAAACAGTACAAGTTCCCATCAAGCCAGTCATAAACCGACACATCAGAAGAGAAAAAGGCAccaggaagacagagaaaaaccAGAGGAGCAGCAGTCCAAGCATAAGAGGAAGAAAAGTTACGAGGAAATGGATTTAAACAAACACAAGagcatccaaagaaagaaagaaaagatggaaacagtcagtGTCAGTACAGAAAAGCTGAAGAATCGAAAGGAGAAAAAACCCCGAGATGTAGCCTCTAAGAAAGAGGAACGTAAGCgtagaaaagacaaaaaggaacAAGCTCAAGAAAGGACAGAGGAGGAGATGCTTTGGGACCAGTCTATCCTCGGATTTTGA